In one Epinephelus moara isolate mb chromosome 6, YSFRI_EMoa_1.0, whole genome shotgun sequence genomic region, the following are encoded:
- the LOC126391641 gene encoding uncharacterized protein LOC126391641, producing the protein MVLQTVAEEHRAKDLKELDLDRDSLPLERALGLQWCIKSDAFQFKMMVKGKPHTRRGMLSLLSSVYDLLGFIAPITLPGKVLLQELCRRSFGWNDNLPSDIQQHWTKWLEELVKLAEFKIGRCIKPKHFGLLVHARMHHFSDASECGYGVVSYVRMENCQHDVHVAFLLGKARVTPLKQVTIPLLELTAAVLAVRVDRMLRAELQLQLEDSVFWTDSTSVLKYIKNEDKRFHTFVGNRVSTIRDATNVSQWRYVSSKMNPADDASRGMKVDALLTGSSWVEGPNFLWKSEEHWPECVVEMAISLDDPEVKRDFIVSAVIVKDSPSATDQLLTYFSSWQRLKVSVAWFLKVKRALLKLRQVRKELTSDPNNQSTHVQLEMKRVRKTLGVQSVSSDDLLKTEVSIIKYAQQQRFKEEIDTLVSGKSSVRKKSSVYKLDPRLEDGLLSWRTAE; encoded by the coding sequence ATGGTGCTGCAGACTGTCGCAGAGGAGCATAGAGCCAAGGACTTAAAGGAACTAGATCTAGACAGAGACAGTCTTCCCTTGGAAAGAGCCCTGGGTTTGCAGTGGTGCATCAAGAGTGACGCCTTCCAGTTTAAGATGATGGTGAAAGGAAAACCTCACACTCGACGTGGCATGCTTTCTCTGCTCAGTTCAGTTTATGACCTTTTGGGGTTCATTGCACCAATCACTCTACCAGGCAAAGTGTTGCTGCAGGAGCTATGCAGGAGAAGCTTTGGGTGGAATGACAATTTACCAAGTGACATACAGCAACACTGGACAAAGTGGCTGGAGGAGCTTGTCAAGCTTGCAGAGTTTAAGATCGGGAGGTGCATTAAGCCAAAGCATTTTGGACTGCTTGTACATGCTCGTATGCATCACTTTTCCGATGCAAGTGAATGCGGATATGGTGTTGTCAGTTATGTGAGGATGGAGAACTGTCAGCATGATGTTCATGTCGCCTTCCTGCTCGGCAAAGCAAGAGTGACACCATTAAAGCAGGTCACTATTCCACTTTTGGAGCTTACAGCGGCAGTTCTTGCTGTTCGAGTGGACAGGATgttgagagcagagctgcagctaCAGTTGGAAGATTCAGTCTTCTGGACAGACAGCACCTCCGTcctgaaatatataaaaaatgagGACAAACGATTTCATACCTTTGTGGGAAACAGAGTTTCAACTATCAGGGATGCCACCAATGTGTCACAGTGGAGATATGTCAGTTCTAAAATGAATCCAGCTGACGATGCATCCAGAGGTATGAAGGTTGACGCACTGCTGACTGGCAGCAGTTGGGTGGAAGGGCCCAACTTCCTATGGAAGTCAGAGGAGCATTGGCCAGAATGTGTCGTGGAGATGGCCATTTCATTGGATGACCCAGAAGTGAAAAGAGACTTCATTGTGAGTGCAGTAATTGTGAAAGACTCACCCAGTGCTACTGACCAACTACTCACTTATTTTTCAAGCTGGCAGAGGCTTAAGGTCTCAGTTGCATGGTTCCTCAAGGTGAAGAGAGCTCTGTTAAAGTTGCGCCAAGTAAGAAAGGAGCTGACTTCTGACCCAAACAATCAATCCACACACGTGCAGTTGGAGATGAAGAGGGTCAGAAAGACACTTGGGGTGCAGAGTGTTTCTTCAGACGACCTACTGAAGACAGAGGTTTCCATCATTAAGTATGCTCAACAGCAGCGGTTTAAGGAGGAAATTGACACACTCGTGTCTGGAAAGTCATCAGTCAGAAAGAAAAGTTCGGTGTACAAACTGGATCCACGCTTGGAAGATGGCCTGCTGAGTTGGAGGACGGCTGAGTAG